In Gordonia iterans, the following proteins share a genomic window:
- a CDS encoding 3-hydroxyacyl-CoA dehydrogenase NAD-binding domain-containing protein, whose protein sequence is MSDNMIAWEKDADGVVILTMDDPNQGANTMNQLFVDSIIATVDRLEAEKDDITGVIVASAKKTFFAGGDLKDMANPPAGATKAELAEAAYQKVGTIKSALRRLETLGKPVVAAINGAALGGGLEIALHCHYRIAADVKGSKIGLPEVTLGLLPGGGGVVRTVRLLGMQQALMGVLLQGTQFNPAKAKDTGLVNEVVGSIDELVPAAKAWIAANPEAQQPFDVKGYKIPGGAPTNPKVAANLPAFPALLRKQIKGTNMPAPRAILAAAIEGAYVDVDTADLIETRYFVSLLTGQVAQNMINAFFFNLNHINGGGSRPEGYDKWKATKVGVIGAGMMGAAIAYVSAKAGIDVVLKDIDIDAANRGKDYSVKLEEKALSRGKTTKEKSDALLARIHPTVDPEDFKGVDLVIEAAFESVEVKNKVFGEIQDIVEPDAVLGSNTSTLPITGLAEGVKKPENFIGIHFFSPVDKMPLVEIICGEKTDDAVLAKVIDYTLQIRKTPIVVNDSRGFFTSRVIGTFINEAIAAVGEGVEPAFIEQAGSQAGYPAAPLQLSDELTLTLMQKIRNETKAGAQAAGIEFPEHGSYAVIDWLVENGRTAKKDGAGFYDYADGKRTQLWPGLREQFKSGSVEIPFEDMKERMLFAEALETVKCFDEGVLTSVEDANIGSIFGIGFPAWTGGVVQYINQYDGGVPGFVARANDLADKYGEHFRPPASLVTKADNGVTKLTNENLRPA, encoded by the coding sequence ATGAGTGACAACATGATTGCGTGGGAGAAGGACGCCGACGGCGTCGTCATCCTCACCATGGACGACCCGAACCAGGGCGCCAACACGATGAACCAGCTGTTCGTCGACTCGATCATCGCGACCGTCGACCGCCTCGAGGCCGAGAAGGACGACATCACCGGTGTCATCGTCGCTTCGGCCAAGAAGACCTTCTTCGCCGGCGGCGACCTGAAGGACATGGCCAACCCGCCGGCCGGTGCCACCAAGGCCGAGCTGGCCGAGGCCGCGTACCAGAAGGTCGGCACCATCAAGAGCGCACTGCGCCGACTGGAGACCCTGGGCAAGCCGGTCGTGGCCGCCATCAACGGCGCCGCCCTGGGCGGCGGCCTGGAGATCGCGCTGCACTGCCACTACCGCATCGCCGCGGACGTCAAGGGCAGCAAGATCGGCCTGCCCGAGGTGACCCTCGGCCTGCTTCCGGGTGGTGGCGGCGTGGTCCGCACCGTCCGTCTGCTCGGCATGCAGCAGGCGCTGATGGGCGTGCTGCTGCAGGGCACCCAGTTCAACCCGGCCAAGGCCAAGGACACCGGCCTGGTGAACGAGGTCGTCGGCAGCATCGACGAGCTGGTTCCGGCCGCCAAGGCCTGGATCGCCGCGAACCCGGAGGCTCAGCAGCCGTTCGACGTCAAGGGCTACAAGATCCCCGGTGGCGCACCGACCAACCCGAAGGTCGCCGCGAACCTGCCGGCCTTCCCGGCACTGCTGCGCAAGCAGATCAAGGGCACCAACATGCCGGCCCCGCGCGCCATCCTCGCCGCGGCCATCGAGGGCGCCTACGTCGACGTCGACACCGCCGACCTGATCGAGACCCGCTACTTCGTGTCGCTGCTGACCGGCCAGGTCGCGCAGAACATGATCAACGCGTTCTTCTTCAACCTGAACCACATCAACGGCGGCGGCTCGCGTCCCGAGGGTTACGACAAGTGGAAGGCCACCAAGGTCGGCGTCATCGGCGCGGGCATGATGGGTGCGGCCATCGCGTACGTCTCGGCGAAGGCCGGCATCGACGTGGTCCTGAAGGATATCGACATCGACGCCGCCAACCGCGGCAAGGACTACTCGGTCAAGCTCGAGGAGAAGGCCCTCTCGCGCGGCAAGACCACCAAGGAGAAGTCCGACGCGCTCCTGGCTCGCATCCACCCGACCGTGGACCCCGAGGACTTCAAGGGCGTCGATCTGGTGATCGAGGCCGCCTTCGAGTCCGTCGAGGTGAAGAACAAGGTCTTCGGTGAGATCCAGGACATCGTCGAGCCGGACGCCGTCCTCGGCTCCAACACTTCGACCCTGCCGATCACAGGTCTGGCCGAGGGCGTCAAGAAGCCGGAGAACTTCATCGGCATCCACTTCTTCTCGCCGGTCGACAAGATGCCGCTGGTGGAGATCATCTGCGGTGAGAAGACCGACGACGCCGTGCTGGCCAAGGTCATCGACTACACGCTGCAGATCCGGAAGACCCCGATCGTCGTCAACGACAGCCGCGGCTTCTTCACCAGCCGCGTGATCGGCACCTTCATCAACGAGGCCATCGCGGCCGTCGGCGAGGGTGTGGAGCCGGCCTTCATCGAGCAGGCGGGCAGCCAGGCCGGATACCCGGCCGCGCCGCTGCAGCTCTCCGATGAGCTGACGCTGACGCTGATGCAGAAGATTCGCAACGAGACCAAGGCCGGGGCGCAGGCCGCAGGCATCGAGTTCCCCGAGCACGGCTCGTACGCGGTGATCGACTGGCTGGTCGAGAACGGCCGCACCGCCAAGAAGGACGGCGCCGGCTTCTACGACTACGCCGACGGCAAGCGCACCCAGCTGTGGCCGGGCCTGCGCGAGCAGTTCAAGTCCGGTTCGGTCGAGATCCCGTTCGAGGACATGAAGGAGCGGATGCTCTTCGCGGAGGCGCTGGAGACCGTGAAGTGCTTCGACGAGGGTGTGCTCACCTCCGTCGAGGACGCCAACATCGGTTCGATCTTCGGCATCGGCTTCCCGGCCTGGACCGGCGGCGTCGTCCAGTACATCAACCAGTACGACGGTGGTGTGCCGGGCTTCGTCGCTCGCGCCAACGACCTGGCCGACAAGTACGGCGAGCACTTCCGTCCGCCGGCCTCGCTGGTGACCAAGGCCGACAACG
- a CDS encoding acetyl-CoA C-acetyltransferase produces the protein MPDQAFIYDAVRTPRGKQRGGALHSVKPIDLVSGLIDGLLERHPDLNPSDVDDVILGVVSPVGEQGAVIARTAALTSGLGQDVPGTQINRFCASGLEAVNLGAAKVASGFDELVIAGGVESMSRVPMGSDGGALFMDPATAYDNYIAPQGIGADLIATIEGFSRDDVDAFAAESQRRAAAAWEEGRFDKSVLPVKDINGVTVLEKDEHLRPGTTAESLGKLKPAFQALADMAGFDDVAMQKYPSVEKVNHVHTGGNSSGIVDGAAVVLIGSEEAGKRNGLTPRGRVVAYAEVGSEPTIMLTGPTPATEKALEKAGLTVDDIDVFELNEAFASVVMKWEKDLNIPHEKVNINGGAIAMGHPLGATGAMILGTCLDELERTGGRYGLVTLCIGGGMGVATIIERL, from the coding sequence GTGCCTGACCAAGCATTCATCTACGACGCGGTGCGCACGCCTCGCGGCAAGCAGCGCGGAGGCGCTCTGCACAGCGTCAAGCCGATCGATCTGGTCTCCGGCCTGATCGACGGTCTCCTGGAGCGCCACCCCGACCTGAACCCGAGCGACGTCGACGACGTGATTCTCGGTGTGGTGTCGCCGGTCGGCGAGCAGGGCGCCGTGATCGCGCGCACCGCCGCGCTGACCTCGGGCCTGGGCCAGGATGTTCCCGGCACCCAGATCAACCGCTTCTGCGCATCCGGCTTGGAGGCCGTCAACCTGGGTGCGGCGAAGGTCGCCTCGGGCTTCGACGAGCTGGTGATCGCCGGCGGCGTCGAGTCGATGTCGCGCGTCCCGATGGGCAGCGACGGCGGCGCCCTGTTCATGGACCCGGCCACCGCCTACGACAACTACATCGCACCGCAGGGCATCGGTGCGGACCTGATCGCCACCATCGAGGGCTTCAGCCGCGACGACGTCGACGCGTTCGCCGCCGAGTCGCAGCGTCGCGCAGCGGCCGCCTGGGAGGAGGGCCGCTTCGACAAGTCGGTGCTTCCGGTGAAGGACATCAACGGCGTCACGGTGCTGGAGAAGGACGAGCACCTGCGTCCGGGCACCACCGCGGAGAGCCTCGGCAAGCTGAAGCCGGCGTTCCAGGCGCTGGCCGACATGGCCGGCTTCGACGACGTCGCCATGCAGAAGTACCCGTCGGTGGAGAAGGTGAACCACGTCCACACCGGTGGTAACAGCTCGGGCATCGTCGACGGCGCCGCCGTCGTGCTGATCGGCTCGGAAGAGGCGGGCAAGCGCAACGGCCTGACTCCGCGCGGCCGCGTCGTCGCCTACGCCGAGGTCGGCAGCGAGCCGACCATCATGCTCACCGGTCCCACCCCGGCCACCGAGAAGGCGCTGGAGAAGGCCGGCCTGACCGTCGACGACATCGACGTCTTCGAGCTCAACGAGGCGTTCGCGTCGGTCGTCATGAAGTGGGAGAAGGATCTGAACATCCCCCACGAGAAGGTCAACATCAACGGCGGCGCGATCGCCATGGGCCACCCGCTCGGCGCCACCGGCGCGATGATCCTGGGCACCTGCCTGGACGAGCTGGAGCGCACCGGCGGCCGCTACGGCCTGGTGACCCTCTGTATCGGCGGCGGCATGGGCGTCGCGACCATCATCGAGCGACTCTGA
- a CDS encoding TetR/AcrR family transcriptional regulator encodes MTSPRTPRRHRAEDRRRQLTSAAAALFSDRGYPHVSVSDVAARAGVSTPTVYRHFADKQALLFAATQSSVDAFESLTDGALAGAPDPAAAVVSAATSLGLADPSTSSLWRWSGQHLSDEQDREVVRRTRTVLRRWAAAIAQRRPDLTERESMYLAGAMLSVAGSQIDRFGKGTRADVECTVRQLIWRLFDLSPAQAAPLTEPVHPSAAGTGRRDEILDAAARLFVERGYPGTGMDDIGAAVGITGPSVYKHFPSKDAILVAISQRSALRLEAEAMAASLTTSDPAQLLDLLVDSYVQNITATPDLRVAFTSSYALAGNPHAAELAASQRRYVTRWIDLLVATRPQLSRRAATVAVHAALAVVNDAVRMPRSTPRPEFAARMAYLVKGLLHA; translated from the coding sequence ATGACGTCTCCGAGAACCCCCCGCCGCCACCGGGCCGAAGACCGCCGCCGCCAACTGACGTCGGCGGCCGCGGCGCTGTTCAGCGACCGCGGGTATCCGCACGTCTCGGTCTCGGACGTGGCCGCGCGGGCCGGCGTCAGCACGCCCACCGTCTATCGCCACTTCGCCGACAAACAGGCACTTCTGTTCGCGGCGACCCAGAGTTCCGTGGACGCCTTCGAATCGCTGACCGACGGCGCGCTCGCCGGCGCGCCCGACCCGGCGGCAGCCGTCGTCTCGGCGGCGACGTCGCTGGGATTGGCCGACCCCAGCACGTCGTCGCTCTGGCGATGGTCGGGACAGCACCTGTCCGACGAACAGGATCGCGAGGTGGTCCGCCGCACCCGCACCGTGTTGCGCCGATGGGCCGCGGCCATCGCGCAACGACGACCCGACCTGACCGAGCGCGAATCGATGTACCTGGCCGGGGCGATGCTCTCGGTCGCCGGCAGCCAGATCGACCGATTCGGCAAGGGCACCCGCGCTGACGTGGAATGCACTGTCCGGCAGTTGATCTGGCGTCTATTCGACCTCAGTCCCGCCCAGGCCGCGCCGTTGACCGAACCGGTGCACCCGTCGGCTGCAGGCACCGGGCGGCGCGACGAGATCCTCGACGCCGCGGCCCGCCTGTTCGTCGAACGCGGATACCCCGGCACCGGCATGGACGACATCGGCGCCGCCGTCGGCATCACCGGCCCCAGCGTCTACAAGCACTTTCCCTCCAAGGACGCGATCCTCGTCGCGATCAGCCAGCGCAGCGCGCTCCGCCTGGAAGCCGAGGCGATGGCCGCCTCGCTGACCACCTCGGACCCCGCGCAGCTGCTCGACCTGCTAGTGGACTCCTACGTCCAGAACATCACCGCGACCCCGGATCTGCGGGTGGCCTTCACCAGTTCCTATGCGCTCGCGGGCAACCCGCACGCCGCCGAACTGGCAGCCAGTCAGCGACGGTACGTCACCCGCTGGATCGACCTGCTTGTCGCGACCAGGCCGCAGCTGTCCCGGCGGGCCGCGACGGTCGCGGTGCACGCGGCGCTGGCAGTGGTCAACGACGCCGTCCGCATGCCGCGGAGCACACCTCGTCCGGAGTTCGCTGCGCGCATGGCGTACCTCGTGAAAGGCTTGCTCCATGCATGA
- a CDS encoding adenylate/guanylate cyclase domain-containing protein, which produces MHDDGNREPVRDNGSHGPSEYTSEEVVEKLRVDPDFAARLWAAFGFAADPDPRGAEGPGEPAFVFSDRDLAALAVFVGRDREMNPAAQLAAARSIGQATARLAEWEAEQIRAFSADPAVDLTTEQLIDAVGHIHHLVWRRHLHGFLDRASAAGDDGDDGDGDDGSSEVIVGFADIVGYTSLSRRLHLAELEALLEAFESAAHRIITGHDGQVIKSIGDAVMFTAPTSATAAAIAFELHGLTSDGQLPTLRIGMASGPALTRMGDVFGEPVNIAARLAGAAHAGTTLVDQNLAGALEPDPAFYLNHISTLSVRGYRRLRAHVLRPHRAHGTDAEPPSAEADSDASGKKQQRLEEKLRKREKKAQRKGAKEFAKRLEADAAD; this is translated from the coding sequence ATGCATGACGACGGCAACCGGGAGCCGGTGCGCGACAACGGTTCCCACGGGCCCTCCGAGTACACCAGCGAGGAGGTCGTCGAGAAGCTCCGGGTGGATCCGGATTTCGCGGCCCGCCTGTGGGCGGCGTTCGGTTTCGCCGCCGACCCGGATCCGCGGGGCGCCGAAGGTCCCGGCGAGCCGGCGTTCGTGTTCAGCGATCGAGACCTCGCCGCCTTGGCGGTCTTCGTCGGCCGGGACCGGGAGATGAACCCGGCCGCCCAACTCGCCGCGGCCCGATCGATCGGGCAGGCGACCGCGCGGCTCGCCGAGTGGGAAGCCGAGCAGATCCGGGCCTTCTCCGCCGATCCCGCGGTGGACCTGACCACCGAACAGCTGATCGACGCGGTGGGTCACATCCATCATCTCGTCTGGCGCCGGCATCTGCACGGCTTCCTGGACCGTGCGTCCGCCGCCGGCGACGACGGTGACGACGGTGACGGTGACGACGGCTCGAGCGAGGTGATCGTCGGGTTCGCCGACATCGTCGGCTACACCTCGCTCTCGCGCAGGCTCCATCTGGCCGAGCTGGAGGCGCTGCTGGAAGCCTTCGAATCGGCTGCGCACCGGATCATCACCGGGCACGACGGCCAGGTGATCAAGTCGATCGGCGACGCCGTGATGTTCACCGCGCCCACCTCGGCGACGGCGGCGGCGATCGCGTTCGAGCTCCACGGACTGACTTCCGACGGGCAACTGCCCACACTCCGGATCGGCATGGCGTCCGGCCCGGCCCTGACCCGGATGGGCGACGTCTTCGGCGAGCCGGTGAACATCGCCGCACGGCTGGCCGGCGCCGCGCACGCCGGCACCACTCTCGTCGATCAGAATCTGGCCGGAGCCCTGGAACCGGATCCGGCGTTCTACCTCAACCACATCAGCACGCTGTCGGTGCGTGGATACCGCCGACTCCGGGCGCACGTGCTCCGGCCCCACCGGGCTCATGGGACCGACGCGGAACCGCCGTCCGCCGAAGCGGATTCGGACGCCTCCGGCAAGAAGCAGCAGCGCCTGGAAGAGAAGCTGCGCAAACGCGAGAAGAAGGCGCAGCGCAAGGGGGCCAAGGAGTTCGCCAAACGACTAGAAGCCGACGCGGCCGACTGA
- a CDS encoding ATP-binding cassette domain-containing protein, with amino-acid sequence MTDEQIAVEAVDLVKRFGDFTAVDGVSFAVPTGTVLGMLGPNGAGKTTTVRMMTTLSVPTAGTARINGYDVREQPDLVRRSMGLTGQAATVDELLTGRENLAMIGGLYGIGRKELRARSEELLEQFSLTDAGDKVVRDYSGGMRRRIDLAVSLISSPPVLFLDEPTTGLDPHSRNELWDVLRGLVAQGTTLVLTTQYLEEADQLADRIVVIDRGRIIADGTPLQLKDQAGSASVVATLTDAADLAAAHELIAPVAAALRAATGSGAASGSSGSSGSSGVEIFVDEGARSLTIPAGGLADLTRVAQVLDESGIAVDDLGLSRPSLDDVFLSLTGHRTTPDETTEEAS; translated from the coding sequence GTGACTGACGAACAGATAGCCGTCGAGGCCGTTGATCTGGTCAAGCGCTTCGGCGATTTCACCGCAGTGGACGGCGTGAGCTTCGCCGTCCCGACGGGAACGGTGCTCGGCATGCTCGGACCGAACGGCGCCGGCAAGACCACCACGGTCCGGATGATGACCACCCTCTCCGTGCCGACCGCGGGCACCGCCCGGATCAACGGATACGACGTCCGCGAACAGCCTGACCTCGTCCGGCGGAGCATGGGCCTGACCGGCCAGGCTGCCACCGTCGACGAGTTGCTCACCGGGCGGGAGAACCTGGCCATGATCGGCGGGCTGTACGGGATCGGCCGCAAGGAGCTGCGTGCGCGGAGCGAAGAACTGCTCGAGCAGTTCTCCCTTACCGATGCCGGCGACAAAGTGGTCCGCGACTACTCCGGCGGCATGCGCCGTCGCATCGACCTGGCGGTGAGTCTGATCAGTTCCCCACCGGTGCTGTTCCTGGACGAGCCGACCACCGGGCTGGACCCGCACAGCCGCAACGAGCTGTGGGACGTGCTGCGCGGCCTCGTCGCACAGGGCACGACGCTGGTCCTCACCACCCAGTACCTGGAGGAGGCCGATCAGCTCGCCGACCGGATCGTGGTGATCGACCGCGGCAGGATCATCGCCGACGGTACCCCCCTGCAACTGAAGGACCAGGCCGGTTCGGCCAGCGTCGTCGCCACCCTGACCGACGCGGCGGACCTGGCCGCCGCTCACGAACTGATCGCACCTGTGGCGGCCGCGCTGCGTGCCGCGACCGGCTCCGGAGCAGCGAGCGGGTCCAGCGGATCGAGCGGATCGAGCGGAGTCGAGATCTTCGTCGACGAAGGCGCCCGCTCCCTGACCATTCCGGCCGGTGGGCTGGCCGACCTCACCCGGGTGGCTCAAGTGCTCGACGAATCGGGGATCGCCGTCGACGATCTCGGCCTGTCCCGCCCGAGTCTGGACGATGTCTTCCTCTCGCTGACCGGCCACCGCACCACTCCCGACGAGACCACCGAGGAAGCGTCATGA
- a CDS encoding ABC transporter permease: MTATTSTAAPATAPTALTPPGLWRQTQIMVKRSLIHTKRMPEMLADVTVQPIMFVVLFAFVFGPAMPVPGGGSYKEYLLPGIMGQTIAFTAFVVATGITADVDKGIVDRFRSLPISRTSYLFGRSIASVLHSMIGIVVMALTGLAIGWRIHTSVGEAVLGFALLVLFGFALIWFGVLVGSLLRSVESVNGVMFTTIFPLTFLSNAFVPTAPMAPWLRAIAEWNPISSLVQSLRVLWGNGPAAGPDAALPLQHPLISTVLWSVALTAIFAPFALRAYYRRTSN; this comes from the coding sequence ATGACCGCGACCACATCCACCGCCGCACCGGCGACTGCGCCGACCGCGCTCACTCCGCCGGGGCTGTGGCGGCAGACCCAGATCATGGTCAAACGCAGCCTGATCCACACCAAACGCATGCCCGAGATGCTGGCGGACGTCACCGTCCAGCCGATCATGTTCGTGGTGCTGTTCGCCTTCGTCTTCGGGCCGGCCATGCCGGTCCCCGGCGGAGGCAGCTACAAGGAGTATCTGCTGCCGGGCATCATGGGGCAGACCATCGCGTTCACCGCATTCGTGGTGGCCACCGGCATCACCGCCGATGTGGACAAGGGCATCGTCGACCGATTCCGGTCCCTGCCGATCTCGCGCACGTCGTACCTGTTCGGCCGCTCGATCGCGTCGGTCCTGCATTCGATGATCGGCATCGTCGTGATGGCGCTGACGGGTCTCGCGATCGGCTGGCGGATCCATACCTCGGTCGGCGAGGCCGTGCTCGGTTTCGCCCTGCTGGTGCTGTTCGGCTTCGCATTGATCTGGTTCGGCGTCCTCGTCGGCTCACTGCTCCGTTCCGTGGAGTCGGTCAACGGCGTCATGTTCACGACGATCTTCCCGCTGACCTTCCTCTCGAACGCCTTCGTGCCGACCGCGCCGATGGCGCCGTGGCTCCGGGCGATCGCCGAATGGAACCCGATCTCGTCGTTGGTGCAGTCGCTTCGCGTGCTGTGGGGCAACGGTCCCGCCGCCGGTCCCGACGCCGCCCTGCCGCTGCAGCATCCGCTCATCTCGACGGTGCTCTGGTCGGTCGCGCTGACCGCGATCTTCGCCCCGTTCGCCCTGCGCGCCTACTACCGCCGCACCAGCAACTGA
- a CDS encoding ROK family transcriptional regulator — protein sequence MTSTLDRRVSLRPAPGASPARGPAPAAGVRARVAAGPASARRAVTGPVPAAGPARPGRTTPLPSGVASLQLSTKAAALVLRTARVSGPVFRDDTAAQTGLSISTVNRQVSALLKAGLIRERADLTPPGAVGRPRVPFEINTGDFLTVGIHIGYRTTSITTHDLQHRVVGAINIPTPQAATPEQVVAAIGASARRFADRWVGKRLLWGGVAIGGRVGAKGTVDHPRLGWQSVPVGELVAQALGLPVSVASHVEAMAAAELVVNPAESSQNFLYFYAREMAGIAFSVDGTVHTPAAGPPTIGHFPTGETRLLDPDKTGRLEDAVGDSGVLRAAAAAGLDVDSLEALRREARTGNSIAHDILAERAEVLGRTVALISDIFNPDHVILGGQAFTDYPEALPVVSKALRATSVINNRDVRVARSAITVQQKAAGAVALDAVYADPLDALSHTS from the coding sequence ATGACCTCTACTCTTGATCGACGTGTCTCCCTTCGCCCGGCTCCCGGAGCTTCGCCGGCTCGCGGACCTGCCCCGGCCGCAGGTGTGCGCGCCCGTGTCGCTGCGGGACCCGCTTCGGCGAGGCGTGCGGTGACCGGCCCGGTGCCGGCCGCCGGACCGGCTCGCCCGGGTCGGACGACGCCCCTGCCGTCCGGCGTCGCCAGCCTGCAGCTCTCCACTAAGGCTGCGGCGCTCGTGCTCCGCACCGCCCGCGTCTCCGGCCCGGTGTTCCGGGACGACACCGCCGCCCAGACCGGACTCTCGATCTCCACGGTGAACCGGCAGGTCAGCGCGCTGCTCAAGGCCGGCCTTATCCGCGAACGCGCCGATCTGACACCGCCCGGTGCGGTCGGCCGCCCGCGCGTCCCGTTCGAGATCAACACCGGCGACTTCCTGACCGTCGGCATTCACATCGGTTACCGGACGACGTCGATCACCACACACGACCTGCAGCATCGCGTCGTCGGCGCGATCAACATCCCGACCCCGCAGGCGGCGACTCCGGAACAGGTAGTCGCCGCCATCGGCGCGAGTGCGCGCCGCTTCGCCGACCGCTGGGTGGGCAAGCGCCTGCTCTGGGGCGGTGTGGCCATCGGCGGCCGGGTGGGTGCCAAGGGCACCGTCGACCACCCCCGCCTCGGGTGGCAGAGCGTCCCGGTCGGCGAGCTCGTGGCGCAGGCCCTCGGGCTCCCCGTGTCGGTGGCGTCGCACGTGGAGGCGATGGCTGCCGCCGAGCTCGTCGTGAATCCCGCCGAGTCGAGCCAGAACTTCCTCTACTTCTATGCGCGTGAGATGGCCGGCATCGCCTTCAGCGTCGACGGCACCGTCCACACGCCGGCCGCGGGTCCGCCCACGATCGGGCACTTCCCGACCGGCGAGACCCGCTTGCTGGACCCGGACAAGACCGGTCGGCTGGAGGACGCGGTCGGTGACTCGGGGGTGCTGCGCGCGGCGGCGGCCGCCGGGCTCGACGTCGACTCGCTCGAAGCCCTGCGTCGCGAGGCGCGGACCGGGAACAGCATCGCGCACGACATCCTGGCCGAGCGCGCCGAGGTGCTCGGCCGTACCGTCGCGCTGATCTCGGACATCTTCAACCCGGACCACGTCATCCTGGGCGGTCAGGCGTTCACCGACTACCCGGAGGCTCTGCCCGTGGTGTCCAAGGCGCTGCGCGCGACCTCGGTGATCAACAACCGCGACGTCCGCGTCGCACGGTCGGCGATCACGGTGCAGCAGAAGGCCGCCGGCGCAGTCGCTCTCGACGCCGTCTACGCCGACCCGCTGGATGCTCTCAGCCACACCTCCTGA
- a CDS encoding histidine phosphatase family protein, with protein sequence MGVLYLVRHGQAPAHAYAAGAVQSGEPDPAVPGLTELGFAQARATGAELARQASGFTSVISGGLPRQRATLGTVLESFRGIVGEEHPAPVVDPGWDEYLIPALPGGPGPDLYANPAGYQQVLDAALARWIAGADDSDESYAEYVARTSAAADRAVDEAGSGKTVLVVSSAGTITALVARAWGVPAPEWPALARAMVNASITKVLVGRRGLTVVSVNEHTHLSARDVGLATFR encoded by the coding sequence GTGGGCGTCCTCTACCTGGTTCGGCACGGTCAGGCGCCGGCGCACGCCTACGCTGCGGGCGCGGTCCAGAGCGGTGAACCCGATCCGGCGGTTCCGGGCCTCACCGAGTTGGGCTTCGCGCAGGCCCGCGCCACCGGCGCCGAGCTCGCGCGGCAGGCTTCCGGCTTCACGTCGGTGATCAGCGGCGGGCTTCCGCGTCAGCGTGCGACGCTCGGCACGGTGCTCGAGAGCTTCCGCGGCATCGTGGGCGAGGAGCATCCCGCGCCGGTGGTGGACCCGGGCTGGGACGAGTACCTGATACCCGCGCTGCCCGGCGGGCCGGGCCCCGACCTCTATGCGAATCCGGCCGGGTATCAGCAGGTGCTCGACGCCGCGCTGGCGCGCTGGATCGCCGGCGCGGACGACTCAGACGAGAGTTATGCCGAGTACGTCGCGCGCACCTCCGCCGCCGCCGACCGCGCCGTCGACGAGGCCGGATCTGGGAAGACGGTGCTCGTGGTCTCGTCCGCGGGCACTATCACCGCGCTCGTCGCCCGGGCCTGGGGAGTGCCGGCGCCGGAGTGGCCGGCCCTCGCCCGGGCGATGGTCAACGCCTCGATCACCAAGGTGCTCGTGGGTCGCCGGGGCCTCACCGTGGTCTCGGTGAACGAGCACACCCACCTCTCCGCGCGAGACGTCGGGCTGGCGACCTTCCGCTGA
- a CDS encoding phosphotransferase family protein: MSEHPGLKSDDLRKLLDANGISISGELNIELISGGRSNLTFVVNDAERRWVARRPPLAGLTPSAHDMEREWAVTSALTGTAVPVPKPVAIDRSGEYIGAPCTVVEFVDGQVIRSVDDLSDWTDDEVTANFDSLVATLAALHAVDYEAVGLAEFGRPEGFAARQVKLWTRQWGLVKTRELPDVERLASVLAERVPASAASSIVHGDFRVDNTIVAADDPARIAAVVDWEMSALGDPLTDVALMCVYREPVFSQVLGFQAAWTSDRYPDSDAMAQSYAEAAGTDLGDWGFYLGLANLKLGVIAEGITHRALQGGSSGATGAERAAEATAAFIANGLAAVGR, translated from the coding sequence ATGTCTGAGCACCCCGGTCTCAAGTCGGATGATCTCCGGAAGCTGTTGGACGCCAACGGTATCTCGATATCCGGAGAGCTGAACATCGAGCTGATCAGCGGCGGCAGGTCGAACTTGACCTTCGTCGTGAACGACGCCGAGCGCCGCTGGGTCGCCCGCCGGCCGCCGCTGGCCGGGCTGACGCCGTCCGCGCACGACATGGAACGCGAGTGGGCCGTCACTTCTGCGCTGACCGGCACCGCCGTACCGGTGCCGAAGCCCGTCGCGATCGATCGCTCCGGTGAGTACATCGGCGCGCCGTGCACCGTCGTCGAATTCGTCGACGGGCAGGTGATCCGTTCGGTGGACGACCTGTCGGACTGGACCGACGACGAGGTGACCGCCAACTTCGATTCACTCGTCGCGACGCTGGCCGCACTGCACGCCGTCGACTACGAAGCGGTCGGACTGGCCGAGTTCGGGCGGCCCGAGGGCTTCGCGGCGCGCCAGGTGAAGCTGTGGACGCGGCAGTGGGGCCTGGTGAAGACACGGGAACTGCCCGACGTCGAGCGTCTGGCTTCGGTTCTGGCCGAACGTGTTCCGGCGTCGGCGGCATCGTCGATCGTGCACGGAGACTTCCGCGTCGACAACACCATCGTCGCCGCGGACGACCCCGCGCGGATCGCCGCCGTCGTCGACTGGGAGATGTCGGCCCTGGGAGATCCGCTGACCGATGTCGCGCTGATGTGCGTATACCGAGAGCCGGTGTTCTCCCAGGTGCTGGGTTTCCAGGCGGCCTGGACCAGTGACCGCTATCCGGATTCGGATGCCATGGCGCAGAGCTACGCCGAGGCGGCCGGCACCGATCTCGGCGACTGGGGCTTCTATCTGGGGCTGGCGAATCTGAAGCTGGGCGTGATCGCCGAGGGCATCACGCATCGTGCGCTGCAGGGCGGGTCGTCGGGGGCCACGGGCGCCGAGCGCGCCGCCGAGGCGACTGCCGCCTTCATCGCCAACGGCCTGGCCGCGGTCGGACGCTGA